A genomic stretch from Ovis canadensis isolate MfBH-ARS-UI-01 breed Bighorn chromosome 5, ARS-UI_OviCan_v2, whole genome shotgun sequence includes:
- the LOC138441800 gene encoding olfactory receptor 2T27 — protein sequence MEWSNYSMYADFVLLGLFSNTRFPWLLFALIVLVFVISIASNTMMIILIHLDSRLHTPMYFLLSQLSIMDILYISTIVPKMLIDQMVDQRAISFAGCTAQHFLYLTLAGAEFFLLGLMSYDRYVAICYPLRYPVLMNRKVCLLIVVAAWLGGSIDGFLLTPVTMQFPFCASREINHFFCEVPALLKLSCVDTSAYETAMYVCCIMMLLIPFSVISASYTRILVTVYRMNEAEGRKKAVATCSSHMVVVSLFYGAAMYTYVLPHSYHTPEQDKAVSAFYTILTPLLNPLIYSLRNKDVTGALQKALGRCSSSGR from the coding sequence ATGGAGTGGAGCAATTATTCCATGTATGCTGACTTTGTCCTCTTGGGCTTGTTCAGCAACACACGTTTCCCCTGGCTTCTCTTTGCCCTGATCGTCTTGGTATTTGTCATCTCAATAGCCAGCAACACAATGATGATCATTCTCATCCACCTGGACTCCCGCCTCCACACTCCCATGTACTTCCTGCTCAGCCAGCTTTCCATCATGGATATCTTATACATTTCCACCATTGTGCCCAAGATGCTGATTGACCAAATGGTAGACCAAAGGGCCATTTCCTTTGCAGGATGCACTGCCCAGCACTTTCTCTATCTGACCTTGGCAGGAGCCGAGTTCTTCCTTCTAGGACTCATGTCCTATGACCGCTATGTTGCCATCTGCTATCCTCTGCGCTATCCTGTCCTTATGAACCGCAAAGTCTGCTTGTTGATTGTGgtggcagcctggctgggagggtCCATAGACGGCTTCTTACTTACTCCAGTCACCATGCAGTTCCCTTTCTGTGCTTCTCGGGAAATAAATCACTTCTTCTGTGAGGTACCTGCTCTTCTGAAGCTCTCCTGTGTAGATACATCAGCCTATGAGACAGCCATGTATGTCTGCTGCATTATGATGCTCCTCATTCCTTTCTCTGTCATCTCAGCCTCTTACACAAGGATTCTCGTTACTGTTTACAGGATGAACGAGGCGGAGGGGAGAAAAAAGGCAGTGGCCACTTGCTCCTCACACATGGTAGTTGTCAGTCTCTTTTATGGGGCTGCCATGTACACCTACGTGCTACCTCACTCTTACCATACTCCTGAGCAGGACAAGGCTGTGTCTGCCTTCTACACTATCCTTACTCCCTTGCTCAACCCACTTATTTACAGTCTCAGGAACAAAGACGTCACAGGGGCCCTACAGAAAGCTCTGGGAAGGTGCTCATCCTCAGGAAGGTAA
- the LOC138441592 gene encoding olfactory receptor 2T2, producing MEMVLQNSTDFILLGLITHPTFPGFIFAVVFSIFLVAVTANMVMILLIHTDSHLHTPMYFLLSQLSIMDTVYICITVPKMLQDLLSKEKTISFLGCALQIFLYLTLIGGEFFLLGLMAYDRYVAVCNPLRYPLLMNRRICLFMVVGSWVGGSLDGFMLTPFTMSFPYCGSREINHFFCEIPAVLKLSCIDTSLYQTLMYACCVLMLLIPISIISVSYTRILLTVHRMNSAEGRRKAFATCSSHIVVVIIFYGAAFYTNVLPQSYHTPEKDKVVSAFYTILTPMLNPLIYSLRNKDVATALRRIQGRCTYSQKVRAGDVSKKY from the coding sequence ATGGAGATGGTTCTTCAAAATTCCACTGACTTCATCCTCTTGGGCCTCATCACACATCCCACATTCCCTGGGTTTATCTTTGCAGTGGTCTTCTCCATCTTTCTGGTGGCTGTAACGGCCAACATGGTCATGATTCTGCTCATTCACACAGACTCCCACCTCCACACGCCCATGTACTTCCTGCTTAGCCAACTGTCCATCATGGACACTGTCTACATCTGCATCACTGTCCCCAAGATGTTGCAAGACCTCTTGTCCAAGGAAAAGACCATCTCCTTTCTGGGCTGTGCACTTCAGATCTTCCTCTACCTGACCCTGATTGGAGGGGAATTCTTCTTGCTGGGCCTCATGGCCTATGACAGGTATGTGGCTGTGTGCAACCCTCTTCGATATCCTCTCCTCATGAACCGCAGGATTTGCTTGTTTATGGTGGTGGGTTCCTGGGTTGGTGGCTCCTTGGATGGGTTCATGCTGACTCCCTTTACCATGAGCTTCCCTTACTGTGGGTCCCGAGAGATCAATCACTTTTTCTGTGAGATCCCAGCAGTACTGAAGCTGTCCTGTATTGACACATCACTCTACCAGACCCTGATGTATGCCTGCTGCGTGCTGATGCTTCTCATCCCTATATCCATCATCTCTGTTTCCTACACACGCATCCTGCTCACAGTGCATCGGATGAACTCTGCTGAGGGCCGGCGCAAAGCCTTTGCTACCTGTTCATCCCATATTGTGGTGGTGATCATTTTCTATGGGGCAGCCTTCTACACCAATGTGCTGCCCCAATCATATCACACACCAGAGAAAGACAAGGTTGTATCTGCCTTCTACACCATACTCACTCCAATGCTCAACCCACTCATCTACAGCTTGAGAAATAAAGATGTGGCTACAGCTCTAAGGAGAATACAGGGGAGATGTACATACTCCCAGAAAGTCAGAGCAGGAGATGTATCCAAGAAATACTAG